From a single Cherax quadricarinatus isolate ZL_2023a chromosome 9, ASM3850222v1, whole genome shotgun sequence genomic region:
- the LOC138852467 gene encoding RCC1-like G exchanging factor-like protein isoform X1, which produces MPRQQPELQHPYPTHNQKSIQNGWDPLQDTILRAANCPSHTTVDPRITITSECDQLFFQVFNGCASARHSTRGKKTKYRKPLDPQHSDELPEFEYVGARSRPDTLIFTWGIADHGALGRASFVRPEPKKNQHHLPYVHHPHRLEFGEYHKVVDLACGYGFTLFAIDSKSGVSCFGTGLNTFSQIGKLCMVY; this is translated from the exons atgcctcgacaacaacctgaacttcagcacccatatccaacacataaccaaaaaagtatccaaaacggttgggatcctctccaagatacgatactacgtgccgcaaactgcccttctcacactacagtggacccccgcataacgattacctccgaatgcgaccaattat TTTTTCAGGTATTCAATGGCTGTGCAAGTGCTAGACATTCTACAAGGGGAAAGAAAACTAAATATCGCAAGCCATTAGATCCCCAACACTCAGATGAATTACCAG AGTTTGAATATGTGGGTGCAAGGTCTAGGCCTGATACTCTGATTTTCACATGGGGAATTGCAGACCATGGAGCTTTGGGGCGTGCTTCATTTGTGCGCCCAGAGCCTAAAAAGAACCAACATCACCTTCCATATGTTCACCATCCACACAGGCTTGAATTTGGTGAATATCATAAG GTTGTAGATTTGGCATGTGGTTATGGCTTCACCCTATTTGCTATTGACAGCAAGTCTGGAGTGTCTTGTTTTGGGACTGGATTGAATACTTTCTCCCAGATTGGTAAGCTCTGTATGGTATATTGA